The window GGAGTTGTGATCAATCGTTTCGGGATTGGAAATGACGATGTTCTGAAATATTGTAAGCATCAAAACATTCCAATTCTAACGAAAATTCCTAACAGCAGAAAAATAGCGAAAATTTATTCACAGGGAGAACTCCTTTATAAACAGGTTCCTGAATTTGAGAATGCTCTGGAAAAATTGATTTCAAAGGTTGGATTTGACTCGTGGCGAAGCGCGAGTCGAAAACAACCTGTCTAAAAATGGTCGCAATTCTCGACTCACACTTCCTGCGGCCGTAGCGAGTTATCGTTCTACTCATTCCCAAATTGTATTTGGGAACGCAATAATGGAAAAATTTTATTTTGAATTATCTTTATCGAAATGAAATTTCTTATCCAACTGTGTTCCCAAATACAATTTGGGAACAAGAAAAAAAATTATAAAAGGAAAAAAATGGAAAAAATCATTGATTTAAGTCAAACAATAGAATCCGGAATGCCGATCTATCCGGGGCATCCGGAAACAGAATTGAAATCGCTGGCAACAGTTGAAAAAGATGGATATACAAATCATCTTTTAACAACCGGATTGCATACGGGAACTCACATCGATGCTCCCGGACACATGATCGCAGATGGAGTGCAGCATAGTGCTTTTCCTTTAGAACGCTATGTAAATAAAGGTGTAGTTTTAAACGCAAAAGGGAAGAAGATCATCGATAGTTCAGTCATTAATAAACCTATTCTTAAAGGAAGCATTGTTCTGATCTATAC is drawn from Candidatus Cloacimonadota bacterium and contains these coding sequences:
- a CDS encoding cyclase family protein, with protein sequence MKFLIQLCSQIQFGNKKKNYKRKKMEKIIDLSQTIESGMPIYPGHPETELKSLATVEKDGYTNHLLTTGLHTGTHIDAPGHMIADGVQHSAFPLERYVNKGVVLNAKGKKIIDSSVINKPILKGSIVLIYTGHDQNFKKENYYTEFPLIDRSLAEKLIEAEISMIGLDTPSPDDPPFEIHKLFFKNNIMIAEHLTNLDKLLEIQEFEVFALPLKNNINEMLARVIAVVR